In Collimonas arenae, a single genomic region encodes these proteins:
- a CDS encoding tetratricopeptide repeat protein gives MINSSSPLADIDPSFAGFDVDRDGFISYKKSLLFLPPKERGAFRLLLSAWPKVVSKEDFSKNVWAGRMSDDGLVRCITRLRRALSYTGVVQIDSFYGQGYRLVILSDKVRRLFLVPATTPSPEKPDVVKPPAALVEACIHARQLLENRSQDAFSQAESILKNVISKAPDYMLPKLLLAQYVAERAFFDGNIRRSQIDDALSQLKLVQDAEPYLQGLQSQRGYLYDCKWHFDEARVAHKQALQMSPDDDVAYYRYGFHLVNTNASSEAIRVIQSAAQLNPFSPNIAVGLVRAYACANMDQAEVLAQARSAYSSHPNSPTAYINLLYTLAWIDPQPELAHAARHFVKKNRYAYALSSRGVAYILARCGDHVGALEVIEKYDSIHGIHLAALVAMGMIDEAMIKVKAAAETGFGVLPFSLSVPECAELKQHPDYPEVYAKVFSHMPPE, from the coding sequence ATGATTAATTCATCAAGCCCACTTGCCGATATAGATCCATCATTTGCCGGGTTCGATGTAGACCGGGATGGATTTATTTCCTACAAGAAATCACTTCTCTTTTTACCTCCCAAGGAACGCGGAGCCTTTCGCCTGTTGTTGAGTGCCTGGCCGAAAGTGGTTTCAAAGGAGGATTTTTCAAAAAATGTTTGGGCCGGGCGCATGTCAGATGATGGTTTGGTGCGATGTATTACACGACTGCGCCGAGCCCTCTCTTATACCGGTGTAGTGCAAATCGATTCCTTTTATGGTCAAGGTTATCGCCTGGTGATTTTGTCGGATAAGGTGCGGCGACTATTCCTTGTCCCCGCGACGACTCCCTCCCCCGAAAAACCTGATGTGGTAAAGCCTCCTGCCGCATTAGTCGAGGCTTGCATCCATGCCCGGCAACTACTGGAAAATCGCTCGCAGGATGCATTTTCCCAAGCGGAGTCAATACTCAAAAATGTCATTTCAAAAGCTCCAGACTATATGCTTCCCAAGCTGTTGCTCGCACAATACGTAGCAGAGAGGGCATTTTTTGATGGGAATATACGGCGCTCGCAAATTGACGATGCCCTTAGCCAATTAAAATTAGTTCAAGATGCCGAACCCTATTTGCAAGGTCTGCAATCACAGAGAGGCTACCTCTATGATTGCAAATGGCATTTCGATGAAGCCAGGGTCGCGCACAAGCAAGCGCTACAAATGTCTCCGGACGATGATGTCGCCTATTATCGTTATGGCTTTCATCTAGTAAATACAAATGCGTCATCCGAAGCCATCCGTGTTATACAGTCTGCCGCTCAACTCAATCCTTTCTCGCCGAATATAGCTGTCGGACTAGTACGTGCCTACGCCTGTGCGAATATGGATCAAGCCGAAGTGCTTGCTCAGGCACGAAGCGCATATTCGTCTCATCCAAATAGTCCTACAGCTTATATAAATCTGCTCTATACGCTAGCTTGGATCGATCCACAGCCGGAATTGGCGCATGCCGCTCGTCATTTTGTGAAAAAAAATCGCTATGCGTACGCCCTCTCGTCGAGGGGCGTGGCATACATACTTGCGCGTTGCGGTGATCATGTAGGCGCTCTGGAAGTCATTGAAAAGTATGACAGCATTCATGGGATACATCTGGCGGCTTTAGTTGCAATGGGGATGATTGACGAAGCGATGATAAAAGTGAAAGCGGCAGCTGAAACCGGATTTGGCGTCTTACCGTTTTCACTGAGCGTTCCGGAATGTGCAGAGTTGAAACAGCATCCAGATTATCCTGAGGTGTACGCCAAAGTCTTTTCCCATATGCCTCCTGAATAA
- a CDS encoding ABC transporter substrate-binding protein, producing the protein MRRKFSSLLGLKRGMVGRMLLVAAFAGSVGVATGTNPADPSKVIKMSFEAADDGFDMIRTANFYSGSVSEVIYETLLTYDYLARPAKLVPETAEVMPEISEDGKTYTFHIKKGIYFSPDRAFKGVRRELTAEDYIYTFKRVLDPQSRSVHASFLAGKIVGLDDLAAQAQKSGHFSYDAPVAGLQAPDRYTLRITLNSKDYNFLNIMAYVAFGAVAQEVITTYGAQSGQHPVGTGPYMLQTYVPRSKIILVANPEYRGFTWDFKTSTDAIDKQIIKDMQGKRMPQVGRVEINIIEEEQSRWLAFQGKQIDFDKMPQLAAPSVLDGDKLKPEYVGQRIQLQRIVDASTSFTIMNYRDPIIGGNSLDKIALRRAIVMAYDNKREVDLLNNGQATKLEMFIPPGVVGYNPNYRSSVAYDPVLANKLLDYFGYKHGADGYRSMPDGKPLLLKLAREQVTSSQEISELWKLGLDQIGIRSEFVVNNFADNVKAAVQCKLMLWNVGWTATYPEGQNFMQLLYGANIGQNNLGCYDSPVYNALYDKAVTLPLGPERNTIYLQMNRQIEADSALVLRTTRIRSWLARPWVKGFKKHPILHSEWPYIDVDKH; encoded by the coding sequence ATGCGTCGTAAATTTTCAAGTCTGCTTGGTTTAAAAAGAGGAATGGTCGGGAGAATGTTGCTTGTTGCGGCGTTTGCGGGCAGCGTCGGAGTTGCCACTGGTACCAATCCAGCTGACCCGTCGAAAGTAATCAAGATGAGCTTTGAAGCCGCGGACGATGGATTCGACATGATCAGGACCGCCAATTTCTATTCAGGTAGCGTCAGCGAGGTCATCTACGAAACCTTGCTTACTTATGACTATTTGGCGCGGCCAGCCAAACTGGTGCCCGAAACCGCGGAAGTCATGCCGGAAATCAGTGAAGACGGCAAAACCTATACGTTCCATATCAAAAAGGGTATTTATTTCTCTCCCGACCGGGCATTCAAGGGTGTGCGCAGAGAGCTCACCGCCGAAGACTATATATACACATTCAAGCGCGTGCTCGATCCGCAAAGCCGCTCGGTACATGCAAGTTTCCTCGCCGGGAAAATTGTCGGCCTTGATGATTTGGCTGCGCAGGCCCAGAAATCCGGCCATTTCAGCTACGACGCCCCGGTTGCCGGTTTGCAGGCACCAGATCGTTATACCTTGCGTATTACCTTGAACTCTAAGGACTACAACTTCCTCAACATCATGGCCTATGTCGCCTTTGGCGCGGTGGCGCAGGAAGTCATCACGACTTACGGCGCGCAAAGCGGACAGCATCCGGTAGGAACTGGCCCGTACATGCTGCAAACCTACGTACCACGCAGCAAAATCATCTTAGTCGCCAATCCCGAGTATCGCGGCTTTACCTGGGATTTCAAAACTTCCACCGACGCCATCGACAAACAAATCATCAAAGACATGCAAGGCAAGAGAATGCCACAGGTCGGAAGAGTCGAAATCAACATTATTGAAGAAGAACAGTCTCGCTGGCTGGCATTCCAGGGTAAGCAGATCGACTTCGATAAAATGCCGCAACTGGCCGCGCCATCCGTATTGGATGGAGACAAACTGAAGCCCGAATACGTCGGGCAACGAATCCAGCTACAACGCATAGTGGACGCTAGCACCTCCTTTACGATCATGAACTACAGGGATCCGATCATAGGCGGCAATAGCCTCGACAAGATTGCTCTACGGCGCGCGATCGTTATGGCGTATGACAACAAGCGGGAAGTTGATTTACTGAATAATGGTCAGGCCACTAAGCTGGAAATGTTTATTCCGCCAGGTGTGGTTGGCTACAATCCAAATTATCGCAGCAGCGTCGCCTACGATCCCGTGCTAGCAAACAAGCTGCTGGATTATTTCGGCTACAAACACGGTGCCGATGGCTATCGCAGCATGCCTGATGGCAAACCTCTGCTGCTAAAATTAGCCCGCGAACAAGTAACATCTTCTCAAGAAATTTCCGAGCTATGGAAGCTTGGCCTGGACCAGATTGGTATCCGCTCTGAGTTCGTCGTAAATAATTTTGCCGACAATGTGAAAGCCGCCGTCCAGTGCAAGCTGATGTTGTGGAACGTCGGCTGGACGGCGACCTATCCGGAAGGGCAGAATTTCATGCAATTGCTCTATGGTGCCAACATTGGCCAGAACAATCTCGGCTGCTATGATTCGCCGGTCTACAATGCGCTGTACGACAAAGCCGTTACTCTGCCGCTAGGCCCTGAGCGAAATACGATCTATCTGCAGATGAATCGCCAGATCGAAGCAGATTCGGCTTTGGTGCTGAGAACCACCCGGATACGTAGCTGGCTAGCACGGCCATGGGTCAAGGGTTTCAAGAAACACCCGATTCTGCATTCCGAATGGCCATACATCGATGTCGACAAACATTAA
- a CDS encoding M23 family metallopeptidase: protein MMHFIGSLILFCLAFNACADSKITQQLNKPVPGGVAVVDLGRAVQIPKASYQSRPVLVVKEQSNWLAIVGIPLTVKPGIQQISSNGHNFNFTVANKKYPEQRITLKNKRMVNPESADLKRIEAERAVLIQGYRTFNTVTPSNVLLDKPVNGPLSSKFGVRRFFNGEERNPHSGLDFAVPTGTPVKTPADGKVILVGNYFFNGNTVYVDHGQGFISMFCHLSKIDVLVGQSLVRGEFVGKVGSTGRATGPHLHWNISLNETRVDPAIFIGAFQP, encoded by the coding sequence ATGATGCATTTTATAGGCTCCCTGATATTATTTTGCTTAGCCTTCAACGCCTGTGCTGACAGTAAAATCACTCAGCAGTTGAACAAGCCGGTGCCCGGCGGCGTGGCAGTGGTTGATCTTGGCCGGGCTGTCCAGATACCGAAAGCCAGCTACCAGAGTAGGCCCGTGCTGGTGGTCAAGGAGCAGAGCAATTGGTTAGCAATTGTAGGTATTCCTCTTACGGTGAAACCTGGTATTCAGCAGATCAGTTCAAATGGCCACAATTTCAACTTTACCGTTGCCAACAAAAAATACCCGGAACAACGCATTACCTTGAAAAACAAACGAATGGTCAATCCCGAATCCGCTGATCTAAAGCGTATTGAGGCAGAGAGAGCGGTGCTGATTCAGGGATATCGAACATTCAATACCGTTACACCTAGTAATGTGTTGTTGGATAAACCGGTAAACGGTCCGCTCTCCAGCAAGTTCGGTGTACGCCGTTTCTTTAATGGCGAAGAACGCAATCCCCATTCTGGGCTTGACTTTGCCGTACCGACGGGCACGCCAGTAAAGACACCCGCAGATGGAAAAGTGATCTTGGTGGGCAACTATTTTTTCAATGGTAATACGGTCTATGTCGATCACGGGCAAGGTTTTATCAGTATGTTTTGCCATTTGTCGAAAATTGATGTGCTGGTCGGGCAGTCGTTGGTTCGCGGGGAGTTTGTCGGCAAAGTCGGTTCTACTGGACGTGCGACCGGACCGCATCTTCACTGGAATATCAGCCTGAATGAAACACGAGTGGACCCAGCGATCTTCATCGGGGCATTTCAGCCATGA
- the blaOXA gene encoding class D beta-lactamase, with protein sequence MKYLQYAVTGFFASSLFVVSVQAKTICTVVADAKTGSVLLQQGSCNERYTPASTFKIALSVMGFDAGFLKDEHTPTLPFHEGYVDWGGDNWRQPTDAVRWLKYSVVWFSQQITHSLGEPRLHKYASDFDYGNADFSGDPGKNNGLERAWISSSLKISPLEQVAFLKKLLNRELSVTPNAMSMTLKVVEKTTLSGGWEVQGKTGMAYPRKENGEFDESRPYGWFVGWTTKGMRPLVFAHLIQDDKKESGTAGVRSRDVFLKELPALADSLATK encoded by the coding sequence ATGAAATATTTGCAATATGCAGTGACAGGATTTTTTGCGTCAAGCCTTTTTGTTGTTTCGGTTCAGGCCAAAACGATTTGTACTGTTGTTGCCGATGCAAAGACAGGTAGTGTCCTACTGCAACAAGGTAGTTGTAACGAGCGATATACACCGGCCTCGACATTCAAGATCGCTCTGAGCGTGATGGGATTCGATGCTGGATTCTTGAAAGATGAACATACGCCGACCTTACCGTTTCACGAAGGCTATGTGGATTGGGGCGGTGACAACTGGCGTCAGCCGACGGACGCCGTGAGATGGTTGAAATATTCAGTTGTCTGGTTCTCGCAACAGATAACTCATTCCCTCGGTGAGCCGCGTCTGCACAAATATGCAAGCGACTTCGACTACGGTAATGCCGATTTTTCAGGAGACCCAGGTAAAAACAATGGTCTTGAACGTGCCTGGATTAGCTCCTCATTAAAAATTTCACCCTTGGAGCAGGTCGCGTTCCTGAAGAAGTTGCTCAACCGAGAGTTGTCCGTGACACCGAATGCCATGAGCATGACACTTAAGGTGGTGGAAAAGACTACGCTGTCCGGTGGCTGGGAGGTTCAGGGCAAGACCGGGATGGCTTATCCAAGGAAGGAAAATGGGGAGTTTGATGAGAGTCGTCCATACGGCTGGTTTGTCGGCTGGACTACAAAAGGTATGCGCCCCCTCGTTTTTGCGCATCTGATCCAGGACGATAAGAAGGAGTCCGGTACAGCAGGTGTGCGGTCACGCGACGTCTTTTTGAAAGAATTACCTGCATTGGCTGATTCTCTGGCCACTAAATAA
- a CDS encoding porin — translation MKKAILAFGLLGAHAITVCAQADVVTYGVVDIGVAHEKNSSLNGSVTRMDSGIFNGNRLGIKGAEDFGAGVSAVFTLESGFTADTGVLGQGGLLFGRQAWVGLSGDLGVIQLGRQRNTVYANAYVFDPFADALAGDSARLFNYSGYRSNNMVSYGYESNGLRGQLQYSLGEVVGNAAASSTRAGYAGYRKGPLDVVLTHHRTNNTAGNTGKATLIGGNYDFGMIKAFAAYAWNKGVRQDGSISHGADIRSGLIGITASIGDASTVMVSYIRLWDKVVSDANASQVAIGYVHDLSKRTALYASHSRLTNESNASYLVATEGLTAHLFNAGIRHKF, via the coding sequence ATGAAAAAAGCAATACTTGCATTTGGACTGTTGGGCGCACATGCAATTACGGTGTGCGCGCAAGCCGACGTCGTGACGTATGGCGTGGTAGATATCGGTGTCGCACACGAAAAGAATAGTAGCCTTAACGGATCTGTTACTAGAATGGACAGCGGCATTTTTAATGGCAATCGTCTTGGTATCAAAGGGGCGGAAGATTTCGGTGCAGGCGTTTCCGCCGTCTTTACCCTTGAAAGCGGTTTTACAGCTGATACCGGTGTCTTGGGACAAGGTGGCTTATTGTTCGGACGCCAGGCATGGGTTGGGCTGAGCGGCGACCTTGGCGTCATCCAGCTTGGACGTCAAAGAAATACTGTTTATGCGAATGCGTACGTGTTTGATCCGTTTGCAGATGCCTTGGCTGGAGATTCTGCTCGTTTGTTCAACTATTCGGGCTATCGCAGCAATAACATGGTTAGCTACGGCTATGAAAGCAACGGTCTCCGCGGGCAATTGCAATACAGTCTGGGTGAAGTCGTCGGCAATGCTGCTGCAAGCAGTACGCGCGCCGGGTACGCAGGCTATAGAAAGGGGCCGTTGGATGTCGTATTGACGCACCACAGGACGAACAATACGGCAGGTAACACGGGTAAAGCGACTCTGATTGGCGGCAACTATGACTTTGGCATGATCAAAGCGTTCGCTGCCTATGCATGGAATAAAGGCGTCAGGCAAGACGGTAGTATTAGCCATGGTGCCGACATACGTAGTGGGCTGATAGGCATAACAGCCTCAATCGGCGATGCGAGTACTGTTATGGTCTCTTACATTCGGTTGTGGGATAAGGTCGTCAGTGACGCGAATGCCAGCCAGGTTGCCATCGGCTATGTACACGATTTGTCCAAGCGTACGGCGTTATATGCCAGTCATTCGCGCTTAACGAACGAGAGCAACGCCAGCTATTTGGTAGCGACAGAAGGTTTGACGGCTCACTTGTTCAACGCCGGTATCCGTCACAAGTTCTAG
- the ampC gene encoding class C beta-lactamase: MHRKTINRIKLLSLTACFVTYHSYAASNIDKASVQNIVDAAIQPLLQKNAIPGMAIAVTVDGKNYIYNYGVASKETRQKITDETLFEVGSFSKTFAATIASYAEIDGKLSLSDSASKYLPSLRGGNFDAISLLNFGTHTSSLPLFVPDSIENTDQLLDYLKKWQPSHAAGTYRNYSNIGIGMLGMIAAKSMNESYDDVLEKKLFPELGMTHSYLNVPADQTNNYAQGYTKKDEPVRLNVGMLASEAYGVKSTAADLIRFIDVNINAGKQGGKWQRAVAATHIGYFNSGAMTQDLMWEQYPYPVELKRVLAGNAATYTDAVATKLNPSLQPQADVLINKTGSTNGFATYAAFVPAKKIGVVILANKNYAIDERVTAAYQILTQLDDRTASKSKSPAK, encoded by the coding sequence ATGCATCGAAAAACCATCAACAGAATAAAATTGCTGTCATTGACAGCCTGTTTTGTCACATACCATAGCTATGCTGCTAGCAACATTGACAAAGCAAGTGTTCAAAACATTGTGGATGCTGCTATTCAGCCGCTGCTACAGAAAAACGCTATTCCTGGGATGGCCATTGCGGTCACCGTCGATGGCAAGAACTACATTTACAACTACGGTGTGGCCTCCAAGGAAACCAGGCAAAAAATTACCGATGAGACCCTATTTGAGGTCGGCTCATTCAGTAAGACATTTGCTGCAACCATTGCTTCGTATGCGGAAATTGATGGCAAACTTTCACTCTCTGATAGCGCCAGCAAATATTTGCCATCTTTGCGCGGCGGCAATTTTGACGCTATCAGCTTGTTGAATTTTGGCACGCATACTTCCAGTCTACCTTTGTTCGTACCTGACTCCATTGAGAACACAGATCAGTTATTGGATTACCTAAAAAAATGGCAGCCTTCTCATGCTGCAGGTACGTATCGAAATTATTCAAACATAGGTATTGGCATGCTCGGCATGATTGCGGCCAAGAGCATGAATGAGTCATACGACGACGTACTTGAAAAAAAATTATTTCCTGAACTGGGTATGACGCACAGTTATCTCAATGTGCCGGCTGACCAGACTAATAATTACGCACAAGGCTATACAAAAAAAGATGAGCCGGTCCGTTTGAACGTGGGGATGTTGGCCTCTGAGGCCTATGGGGTGAAATCGACAGCGGCGGATTTAATTCGGTTCATTGACGTGAACATCAATGCTGGTAAGCAAGGCGGAAAATGGCAACGTGCGGTGGCCGCCACGCATATTGGATATTTTAACTCGGGCGCTATGACGCAAGATTTGATGTGGGAGCAATATCCTTATCCGGTAGAACTGAAAAGGGTATTGGCAGGGAACGCGGCTACCTACACTGATGCTGTAGCAACCAAACTAAACCCGTCGCTGCAGCCACAGGCGGACGTGCTGATTAATAAAACCGGCTCGACTAATGGCTTTGCAACTTATGCAGCTTTTGTTCCTGCTAAGAAAATAGGCGTCGTGATATTGGCAAATAAAAATTACGCTATTGATGAGCGGGTAACTGCTGCGTATCAAATATTGACCCAGCTAGATGATCGTACAGCATCAAAAAGCAAATCGCCGGCGAAATAG
- a CDS encoding DUF4365 domain-containing protein — MKSMLPIQTIEELISTSYVSAIIANAGHVPNTISHDFGVDLEVRRIGKHDSKRIDLGVILELQLKASVKWIAEAEHIVFDLEADAYNRLVFRRDNATTPCVLILCCLPRDQTQWLKVCEDELVIKKCCYYFFVDGPATTNSSSLRIRIPRSQLLTCQSITDMKHKIYGETLQ, encoded by the coding sequence ATGAAAAGCATGCTTCCCATACAAACGATTGAAGAGTTGATTAGCACCTCATATGTCAGCGCAATCATAGCCAATGCGGGGCATGTACCGAACACCATTTCACATGACTTTGGTGTCGATCTTGAAGTTAGAAGGATAGGAAAACACGATTCCAAAAGAATAGACCTCGGTGTTATTTTGGAGCTACAGCTAAAGGCGAGCGTCAAATGGATCGCCGAAGCGGAACATATAGTTTTTGACCTTGAGGCAGACGCATATAACAGACTGGTTTTTCGCCGCGACAATGCAACAACGCCGTGCGTACTGATATTGTGCTGCCTCCCACGTGATCAAACACAATGGCTCAAAGTTTGCGAGGATGAACTCGTAATTAAGAAGTGCTGCTATTATTTCTTCGTGGATGGCCCCGCGACTACAAATAGCTCCTCTCTTCGTATCAGAATTCCTCGGTCGCAGCTGCTCACATGTCAATCCATAACTGACATGAAGCATAAAATTTATGGTGAGACACTGCAATGA
- a CDS encoding FRG domain-containing protein, whose amino-acid sequence MHVLLRNFDTRPRTFSSLSHIACTLIAPEIFSTTLAEVSQITLTRISREKKIMEKIILSNCLSFIKEIDIFDLVANRVFFRGQSISGNLLPSIARLDPKIDTTVMEKEILKQLRLQGSSMLPDSNETDLDILVRAQHYGLKTRLLDWTSNPLAALWFACSDRRPGDVYVYALIADDLLDEDVFESNPFASSKTQVFQPRMNNNRIIAQHGWFTLHRYSKSSKRFVSLETNSEIKKHLYQYTIPAQYRDETLISLDRLGVNAKTIFPDFDGLCRHLNWQFIALSQSQ is encoded by the coding sequence ATGCATGTACTACTGCGCAATTTTGATACTCGCCCCAGAACCTTTTCCTCTTTGAGCCACATTGCTTGTACCTTGATTGCACCTGAAATATTCTCCACAACACTTGCCGAAGTTAGTCAAATTACACTTACACGCATATCAAGGGAAAAGAAAATTATGGAAAAAATCATTCTGAGCAATTGCCTTTCCTTTATCAAAGAGATCGATATATTCGACCTCGTTGCCAATCGCGTTTTCTTCCGCGGACAGTCCATATCCGGTAATTTATTACCTTCAATAGCGAGACTTGATCCGAAAATTGATACTACTGTGATGGAAAAAGAAATTCTCAAGCAATTGAGATTGCAAGGTTCGTCAATGTTGCCTGATTCAAATGAAACAGATCTCGATATTCTAGTTCGCGCTCAACACTACGGGCTTAAAACCCGCCTGCTTGATTGGACAAGCAATCCACTTGCCGCACTTTGGTTTGCCTGCTCAGACAGGCGTCCAGGCGACGTCTACGTATATGCGTTGATCGCGGATGATCTTTTGGATGAGGACGTATTTGAAAGCAATCCGTTTGCAAGCTCAAAAACACAAGTTTTTCAGCCGCGTATGAACAATAATCGAATTATTGCTCAGCATGGTTGGTTTACGCTGCACCGATACTCAAAATCATCCAAACGATTTGTCTCGCTCGAAACCAACTCAGAAATCAAAAAGCATCTCTACCAATACACCATTCCGGCGCAGTATCGTGATGAAACTCTAATTTCGTTGGATAGATTGGGAGTGAATGCCAAGACTATCTTCCCAGATTTTGATGGGCTATGCAGGCATTTGAATTGGCAGTTCATTGCGTTATCACAATCTCAATAG
- a CDS encoding GIY-YIG nuclease family protein — MTENQNEHSRTTIQITEEFLLSGASARGGWTREQLCLLGVAGPAPKGWKRSILGQIIDIAHAQEFLAIGLARRNPVAVEPTKLSVRSNPTTLWLYVLELANNNFYVGMTRNVEARFKQHHSGVGSQWTALHQPLRVMRCANTGLTSDSEAARIEDALTVQTMEQFGRQHVRGGQYCMLDQAEVDAALVRQGQWERIQRAALNRSSYELQGSWHVALENILTLALRYYESPSPSLRDNLFSALYGLTRYRFWHSDFDAALDSAFWDEKGILPVLLSFRDNRPVASNCQDAFCVLGGAMARRRRNGPPFHHLFLFGWRAFVPSATTLQAARIEQWLRELPAERDRRYDEFTGILLPQMRYLLRS, encoded by the coding sequence ATGACAGAAAATCAAAACGAACATTCACGTACTACCATACAGATCACCGAAGAGTTTCTGCTCTCTGGCGCCAGCGCGCGCGGAGGCTGGACCCGTGAACAACTCTGCCTGCTCGGTGTCGCCGGGCCGGCTCCCAAGGGATGGAAGCGCTCCATCCTCGGTCAGATCATCGATATCGCGCATGCGCAAGAATTCCTAGCGATAGGACTAGCGCGCCGAAATCCTGTCGCCGTCGAGCCTACCAAGCTCTCCGTGCGCTCAAACCCTACTACGTTGTGGCTCTACGTGCTGGAACTGGCGAATAACAATTTCTACGTCGGAATGACGCGCAATGTCGAGGCTCGCTTCAAGCAACACCATTCCGGAGTAGGCTCGCAATGGACAGCCCTGCACCAGCCCCTGCGAGTGATGCGCTGCGCCAACACCGGTTTGACATCAGATAGCGAGGCCGCGCGCATCGAAGATGCCCTGACGGTCCAGACCATGGAACAGTTCGGTCGCCAGCACGTGCGAGGTGGACAGTACTGCATGCTTGATCAGGCGGAGGTGGATGCGGCGCTAGTGCGCCAAGGTCAATGGGAACGTATCCAACGAGCTGCCCTGAACCGCAGCAGCTACGAGCTACAGGGCAGTTGGCACGTGGCACTTGAAAATATACTGACGCTGGCCCTGCGCTACTACGAATCGCCATCCCCCAGCCTGCGCGACAACTTGTTTTCGGCCTTGTACGGACTGACGCGATACCGATTTTGGCACAGTGATTTTGATGCCGCACTGGACAGTGCATTCTGGGACGAAAAAGGAATCTTGCCAGTCCTGCTCAGCTTCCGTGACAACCGACCTGTGGCTTCCAATTGTCAAGATGCCTTCTGCGTGCTGGGTGGCGCAATGGCTCGCAGACGCCGGAACGGCCCTCCGTTCCATCACCTGTTTCTATTCGGATGGAGAGCGTTTGTGCCGTCGGCCACGACCTTACAGGCAGCGAGGATCGAACAGTGGCTGCGTGAGCTGCCCGCAGAGCGTGACCGCCGCTATGACGAATTCACAGGTATCCTACTGCCGCAAATGCGCTACCTGTTGCGAAGCTGA
- a CDS encoding toll/interleukin-1 receptor domain-containing protein, which translates to MKSNNHFLLFMNHWNRIRSAVRGAQAAIASEPKQLASIAPLIEDALIILAKRPSKEAIGEVEYLLKRAQEFVVSWRPSPRPSPGVFYVQPGWAKSTDDQTSEALSLLQEFRQSDLIESTATEVPTTMKIFISHSNADATIAEALVELIRASLNLSSKDIRCTSVDGYKLPAGADSDQQLRSEVFESQAFIALLSPVSLGSIYVMFELGARWGAGRYLAPIMIGGTKGSDLKAPLSAIHAISGTSEADIHQLVEKLAEKMDITPEKPSGYSKALRLFTKAAAAK; encoded by the coding sequence ATGAAGTCGAACAACCACTTTCTTTTATTTATGAATCATTGGAATCGAATCCGTAGTGCAGTGCGTGGCGCACAAGCAGCCATCGCTTCTGAACCCAAACAATTGGCATCCATTGCTCCTCTGATCGAAGACGCTCTTATCATTTTGGCCAAGCGCCCGTCGAAGGAGGCAATTGGTGAAGTCGAATATTTGTTAAAACGAGCTCAAGAGTTTGTGGTGTCATGGCGCCCTTCGCCTCGACCATCACCAGGTGTTTTTTACGTACAACCCGGATGGGCGAAAAGCACTGATGATCAAACAAGTGAAGCTCTCTCTCTTTTGCAAGAGTTTCGTCAAAGTGATTTAATAGAATCGACGGCCACCGAAGTACCTACGACTATGAAAATATTCATAAGCCACAGCAACGCTGACGCTACGATCGCCGAAGCACTCGTGGAATTAATCCGAGCATCTTTGAACTTGAGCTCCAAAGATATCCGTTGTACAAGCGTAGACGGATACAAATTGCCCGCTGGAGCAGACTCAGACCAACAACTTCGATCCGAGGTTTTTGAGAGCCAAGCGTTTATTGCTCTTTTGAGTCCAGTAAGTCTGGGGTCGATTTACGTTATGTTTGAACTTGGTGCGCGATGGGGAGCCGGCCGTTACTTGGCACCTATCATGATAGGTGGGACGAAGGGAAGCGATCTTAAAGCGCCTTTATCTGCGATTCACGCTATCAGCGGCACCTCTGAGGCGGATATACACCAACTGGTTGAAAAACTTGCCGAAAAAATGGATATCACGCCAGAGAAACCCTCTGGATACAGCAAGGCTCTTCGGCTTTTTACAAAGGCCGCTGCTGCAAAATAG
- a CDS encoding integrase, translating to MPVDVPEGEALKKWTLRTRFDSAREAAAHKAASDGNDYLAGRIKEFQFRDIRPKAASEIDSLTEASKLLGHTEEEITRQVYRRVGEKVKPTR from the coding sequence TTGCCGGTGGACGTGCCGGAAGGCGAGGCACTAAAAAAATGGACACTGCGCACGCGCTTTGACAGCGCGCGGGAAGCAGCAGCCCATAAAGCTGCCAGCGATGGCAACGACTACCTGGCCGGACGCATCAAAGAATTTCAATTCAGAGATATCCGCCCTAAGGCCGCAAGTGAAATTGACAGCCTCACCGAGGCGAGTAAATTGCTTGGCCACACGGAGGAGGAGATTACCAGGCAGGTCTATCGGCGCGTAGGCGAGAAAGTCAAACCGACCAGATAG